In Zingiber officinale cultivar Zhangliang chromosome 1A, Zo_v1.1, whole genome shotgun sequence, a genomic segment contains:
- the LOC122000833 gene encoding uncharacterized protein LOC122000833 has translation MIAAVSKLKGCIRQIEELNPSGASEEDIINRAQMFLSILQGIEKFNSDNVKATFTRVQRQTAQADYSQSYNLEKDIYSPSSPHVSSFNLNITDSDNGSTSTKRPIGVKNAKLKRKNEQQFSKMVS, from the exons ATGATTGCTGCTGTTTCCAAATTGAAGGGTTGCATACGACAAATCGAAGAATTGAATCCAAGTGGAGCATCAGAGGAAGATATT ATAAATCGTGCTCAAATGTTTTTA AGCATTCTTCAAGGTATTGAGAAATTCAACAGTGACAACGTCAAAGCTACATTTACGAGAGTGCAACGACAAACTGCTCAAGCTGATTATTCTCAATCATATAATCTCGAGAAAGATATTTATTCACCTTCATCTCCACATGTCTCTTCGTTTAATCTCAACATCACTGATTCAGATAATGGTAGTACTTCAACTAAACGACCTATTGGGGTGAAGAATGcaaaattgaagagaaagaaTGAACAACAATTCAGTAAAATGGTTTCATAA